From the genome of Oryza glaberrima chromosome 1, OglaRS2, whole genome shotgun sequence:
AGAAGTCATAATACAAGAGGGAAGTGGATAATGTGTTTTCGAACTACCTGATAAGTTGTAACAATGAGCTCAATAGTTTTGGCCTCAAATTTAGCATTAATATTACAGGTTCCCAGTGAATAAATCCAGGTAAGCTTCCTGTGTTTTGTTCTTGTTTGGTAAAACTCCTTGAAAACCTCTACACATTTcacctaaaaataaaaaattaaaacaatcaCTGTGTGTAGAGCAGAATGTCAACCacaaattttatgcaaataaggCAAACTCCGACTTTTTAAAAGCCTCAAGGCAAACTTACCATTTCTGCAGGTAGATTTATATCAAAAGATTTGTAACTTGGCCAAAATCCTGTTGTGAGGACAGTAACAGCTAAGGCTATTCCAGGATTCAACTCTGAGTGTGTGCTTATGAACTCTTCAAATTTAGCCTGGTGATCTCTTGCCACAGTGAGATCAGTAACCATGCCCTCCATTTTGGAAGTGAACTGCCCTCCACACTGTTGCTTTAGCTTGGTAAGGATGCTTCTCTCATGTTCATCATTAGCACTCTTGTCAAAAAGCAATCTCCTTGCAAGCTTCTTTCTGCAAATTTAGCCCCAGAGGTTAACAACTGAATGAATCCATGTGCAAGAATTTAAAGACAAAAAGAATAAGCATGCAAGATAATAACAACTTACCTATAGAACTCAGCAAACAAGTCCTTGTCACTGATGTAGGCAAGTAACCTTACAACCTGGTAATCACCCATTCAAGATTAGGACTTACTAGTGACACTAATAGATCAAACATAACAAATTGATGGCTGTACCTTCTCAAGGGTATCTTCAATTGCTTCATCACTAAGCTTTTCACTACCGCCTTTCTTTAAGATATTGTCGCAGAAGGTAGCTAGTAATTCAGCGCTTGAACTGCCAGAAACACCTTTGTTGCAAAAAACTTCAAAAGCCTCCTTAAGTGCCTGCATAAATAGGATACAGAACATGATCCAATATTTTGATATCATTATGAAAATAATGGTGTGAGCATATCATATAGCAAACCTTATGGAAGAGAGTGTGCCCCTGGAAACAATCCGTAACATAAGCTACATACTTGTCATGAAGCTCAATGATTTTCCGGACAAAAACCTAAGATAACAAACAGTGAGTAATTGAAACAAGTGTAGAGCCACGAAAGAATATATAAAAAGTCATTGAAACAAAACCTGTTCCTGTAAACCAACTATCTCCTTCTTCTCTGGCTGCAGTATAacaaagaaaaagcaaaattaCTTCAAGTGCAAATCCAAAGTGATTGGCGGAGTGCAGAGCTATATGTACAGATCAGCAGAGTAAATATCACTACATATGTTACCAGCAAGAGTTGAGTACAAAGTCTAGCTAATTGATTAAATATCCTAACCAATTGATACCACCCCAAGTACACGATAAGATGAATGTACTAAGAAAACATTAATACAAACAAAAGTTAATATATAGACTGTGCACCTTCTTATTACTAGCAGCATCTTCGGCTTGCTTCACTAAGGCAGTGCCCTCATTAGTAACATGCTACACAGAAGCAACATTCCATTACATCATCAAAATAGATTTAAGAAATAAAGCATTCTCTTCTGAAAAACAAAATACCTGCTTAAATATTTGAGAAACAGGTTCTAAACCACGAGTTATTCTGGAAAAGAGCCTGTACATTCTAGAGAGATCATCAACCTGGAGTAAAACAGAAGATGCTATGTTAGCAGACTTCATTTGTTCCTGATAAACTGTTGAGAGACGTGGAGCTTCTCCAAGAAACCTTGTCATCACGAAGCAATGCATGGCATCCAGAATTCTCCTTCTCCAGGAGCTGACTTGCGTATTGAGTTAGCAACTCATGTTGCACTTTCTGTGAAAATCATGTCATACCGGAGAAAGTGAATTATACATAATGCTCTATCAGGAAAAGAaatattctgatttctgaatatacaattataaattatatatggcCATGTGGTGTGTATGCACTTAGCAAACATAGATTAAATATCAAAAAGTATGCTCTAAAATGTGGACTGTGGAGTAGAAGCAACAGCAGACAATTCACTAACCTCCAACAACTTCTGTTCACTACTGGAGTGCAAATAATGAGCAACTCGCTCTTTCTCCCTTTTCAGACACTCCTCTGCCTATGAAACAAACAAccattagaaaaaatatatattatgctTACCTACAGATAGGAATGTTCATGAAACATTCTTGAGAATACCTTTAACATGTAATCTGGACAAGAGTCCTCAAGAATCCAGGTCTGGGCTTTTATAGAGTAATAGTCTGCAGTATCTTTGAGCAAGAAATCTTCAAAATCATTTTCATAGTAGTCCATGCTAGTCAAGCCAATCTCAACAAATATATCCAGAACATTCTTTAACAGGGCCCTATCAATTTGTTCACCCTCACGTTCTTGATCTATCTGTTCGTGAAAGTATGTCTATCACCAGCCATacacaataaaaaaagatagcATCACAAGATACAATGACTCACCAAGGATATCACCGCACTTTTTACTTTTCCTTTGATCTCTTGATATACCTGTTACAATAAATAAAACTGATTAAATTCTAGATATAGTCATCAAGCAAAGAAATGCAAGTTGTATTGCATAAAAAACGAGAATCATGAGTAATCATGCAAGTAGTGTTACCAAATCCCGGAAACAACTAAGCCCAACTTCACTTAGTTGTGGTAGGGACCTCCTTGAAATAAAGTACCGATCAAGATAATAGAAGAAGCGTGATAGCCACCGAACCATCACTTTATGGTTTGACCACCGTTTTACTAGCTCTCTCAGCATAAACTCATCATGTTTCTCTCTTAATGAAGGTAAGACCTACAAAATATTGAAACCAAATAATGGACTTATCTTCCAAAAGAAGTGAACAATACAAAAGAAGATCTGAGATAGGCAACATGCAAATGATGAAGAGTAATTAAACTTCATTGAATTTGTAGTGCATGATAATTAGCTAAAACTACTAATGAACTATATCATAATGGAAGAGGGTCCTCTAACTTTGAGttattgacatgtgggaccgCTGAGTAGAGGGCGCACATGTCAGTGACCACGTTATAGAGAAGTAAGTCAGATGATCTCAATCCTATCATAATAGGATGGAAAAAGTCTGTTTTCATCTCTCAACACTTCACACGTTTTAATTTCATCCctcaactacaaaaccagataaAAGCTGCCCATCAACTCTCAAAACCAAACAAAACTTATCCCACTGCCCTATCCTATAGTGATTTTGACTcagcaggtggggcccacctgtcctAGAGAGATGGACTGGAGAATGGTGAATCTTACACAATCAGCCATGATACTCTGTGACAAATGGGCCCCACTATCTATTTCGGTCCAAACAATCACCAAACATGGTGGAGGGGCAACTTTTACCCGGTTTTCAGAATTGTGGGAGTGGGACATATTTTACCCTGTTTTGCAATTGAGGTACAAAACTAAACTGAGTCAAAAATTGAGGGACGAGAAATAGACTTTCTCCAAATAGGAAGGGAAACAGGACAGGGAGCAACTAAGCTCAGGACTTCATATACAGATCCTCAATATGGCGGGGAACCAGGGTCCCGAGCATAGAATCGTATGCATTGCAATATCTAGTTATAGAAAATGTTGTATCAATTATATGATCAACCATATATTTGAGATATACTTAACTTATCAACAACAAATAGCAATTAGCATATTTACATATTTAATACAAGTCGCTGCACACTAAATAGCAATGAACACATACATAGCAATGAACACATACATCCTAGAAACATATGCATATCTATATGCCAGGATGATAGTATAAAGGTGCTGTTGATgcaaagggaaaaggaaaacgatatttcaaaTGGAATGGATGTAGTATGGACAGATTTCGGCAGCAGCAACTGTTCCAGCATCACTAAATCAAGTAATCAATGCTTAGCAAGCAAGCTATGACCTCGAAAAACTTAGACCTCGAAAAACAAAGTTAACATATTAGACAATAGACGCGGCACAATTCAGAACATTGAAAAGCATTTTTTCTGGTGAATTACATGAGGACTTGAGGAGCACTTTGCTCAGCATTAAAATGATCCAATGCAAAATGAGTGAGGGAGAGTGTAATAGATATGCATATGGTCATTATGTAAATTCTCTCAGATATGAAAGATGTGACATTAAACCATAAACAGTTAAATCACAATATCTTCAAAGTTTTTATGACACATCATGCAATCAACAGGCAACAAAATCAAAGATTAGCTTTGAACAAAAATGGAATAAACTGCATTTTGCACCAGGTAAAGCACGGTAAGCACCATATTTCACTTTGCATGAGGTGTGGCACACATTTCGCACCAGATTACATCATCGAACTAATATATATCCCAAGAAATGCCATAAGACCTAAATGAAACTTTGTCAAACATGGTCAAGATTCATCAATTTTCATAAGGCTTCGCTCAAATTTCATGAGGTTTTCCTCCGATTTCATGATGCAACCTGGTGCAAGGTACATTTACTAAAGAAATTGATCCTTTTGTGGATAATAATTTATTGGGAAAGAAGTAAAGGTCAATACAAGGGAGGATAAAGAAACAACAGTAATATGCATCCAGGCACCTAGCATTCTACCCACAGTGGTTGCTCAATTGATCCTACAATCACAATTCATAGTTGAAAAGAACATATGCCTTGCAAATTCAGTATTTCTCAAAACTTCTCATGTCGATTTGGTGCCCAAACAGAAAGTGATTACACAATAAAGTGTGGTTGCACAGTACATGCTGCCATGATGAAAAGGGACAAAATCATGAAAGAACAATCATTTCAACATAAAGGGATTCCAATTCAGAAAACAAGACTCAATATGATGCTATTCTGTTGAACCTTTTAAGCTTTCAGTAAAGCAGGGCATGAGCCTTTTCGGTAAAAATGATGCTAAGCTGCTCTGGGTAACAACAAATCGAAATGTGCTGAAGAAAATCATCCCAAATTGAATAATCAATGCTCTCTAAGTAAATCGCGAAGTTTATATAAATGCACAGGCAGTGCATTGGAGTACTTCTGTAGTGATGATGTTAGTAGCCTACTTCCAGcaagatcaaatccaaatgCACTGAATAAAATCATGCTAAATTAAGCAACTCATGCTCTCCAAGCAAATCAAAAAATTTGTATAGTGGAAACAGGCAGTCCAAACTAAAGTACTTTTAGCAGACAGCATCTAATAGCACAGTGACCAAATAATAAGCAAAACACAATAAGCTATATTCACAAAAACATGAAGTAATACTGCAGTACTTAGTGCGGTCCTCCTTAGTTAAGAAAGTACAATTATCTACCTATCAGAAGCAGCCAAAAAAATTATCTCCATTGCTCCAAAGTATCGACAATGATCAAAATTAGAGCAGCATCTTTCAGCATCGAATCTATCTTCTCTATGTTAACAGCTATAAACTCTCAATGCGTGTGCTATTAGTCCATTGGTACATACGACATGATGGGCATAATTTCAACGCTATCCCTAACCCATCTGCGTTAGAAAATTCAACACAGGAGCGCATTAATCGAGCTAGTCAATGAAGAGAGGAACCCAACAGCCGCTCACCATGGACGTGATGTACTCCTCGAAGGACTCGCGGTACTTCTCGTAGAGCTGCTGCGAGTAGTCGTGCGGCGGCTTCTGCGTGCACATGTTGTAAATTGTCCTGGAGCACGGAGACGAACCCTAAATCAGATCAGCGCGcggggaaaaaaaatcgaataaaTCGGGAGAGAAATCGAGGCGGGCGGGCACACGCACGTGTAGAGCATCATGTAGTCCTCGGAGCTGAACTGGGGCTCGGGCTTCCCCTCGAGGATGTTCTTCAGCTTGGTGATGCCCTTCTGCATGAACTCCCACCCCTGCTCCAGATCGATCGTCTTCCGCTCGTGGGTCGCcatcgcggccgccgccgccgccgaatcggGGGAAGGGCGGCGCGACCCACCCCGCCGAGGATCCGCCGGGGAGCCCTAGCTTGGGGGGGCTCTTCGCTGTCGTGTACGTGGGAGGAGGGGAACGAGGTCGGTGGGTTCCCTCCCGCCGCACGCGAGGTGGACGGAGgcgaagaggggaggaggaggagggggatgacGAAATGGGAAATGgggcctttttcttttctttttccttttttttttgctccctTTTCGCGGATAGGGTggggcgcggccgcgcggggtGGAAGTTTTGCTGTTGGGGCGGTCGTGTGATCGTGTCTCGTGTGGGAAACACGCCGGGGTAAAGGAACCAGATCTTTTTTATCTGTAATAATTGATTATTCTGAAATTAAATAATTGGTAAATTAGTGGTGCTATTCTATGAAAACTGGCCCATTTGTAAATTGGTAAATTATTATTCTCGGAATATCTGAAAAGTTTCTTTCGCATttacttaaaagttttaatcaCCTATCTACTCTACTCCTCtctaggcattaattgaccctTTCAGATATAATAATGTGATATGTTGTTATAAATAAAGATTTTAATTGAAATAAATacaaggaataagtctactcCACCCCTGAAGTATCGAGGTTGGTCTACATAACCCCTAGAAGTACAAAACCGGGTATTCTATCCCCTAAAGTATCAAAACTAGTTTAAATAACCCCTAGAGTGGTTTTATATGTGGTTTTGCTGTGCACGCGATGGCATGGCAATGGTTTTGGCCTTGTAACATGCTAAGCATTTTATTCACAAGTGAAAACGGATTGAGAATGATATATACTCCATTCAACCCATAATATGAGGCGCACAAGCATTTCAAGATTcaacttctaaaatatttaaccaataattagtataatatgaattaaattttatttgttgggAATATTatcattggattgacatttgaatttactttcatatgattataattttgttgctataaTAAgccttatagtatatgagaaattataagccaATCGTACTAAGTTTgatcattttttatattataggataaagggagtaatattttttaggCTTGCCGATCAGTGAGTGAAAAGCAATAGTTAGATCAACTTAGGTTTACTAGACTAATCTTTGTGTCATGCAAGCCAATACCGCTGCCACATAATCATTTATATGGCAAAACCACCAACAAAACTACTCTAGGGGTTATTTGAACCGGTTTTCATACTTCAAGGGGTAGAATATTCGGTTTCGTACTTTAGGGGGTTAAGTAGACCAACCCCAATACTTATAGGGGGTGAAGCAGACTTATTCCTAAATACAATGATGTAATCGGATCTTAAAAATTATACTCTCTTTAAAAGATCGGAATTGCTATATATCATTCGACAGAAATTTGGGGATGAAATCTTACatattttggaccattggatctGTGCCAAGATTTATGCATCGACTTCTTCTCCTCCAATTCCGGTGGActccccttcttcctcggcgCCAGCGACACCCGTAACTTCAGCAAGGAGCATATCGGTTAGGGTTTGGAGTTaagggagggggaagaaggggtTTCCTCGGGGCTTAGAGGGAAGGCCGTGGGGTGGTGGGTGGTGCACATGGACAGGCGGCGAAGCGCCGGAGCCGCGGGATTGACAGCGGGCGGAGGGCCGGCATTGGTGGCGGGGGAAAACGGATTGCGACCTTGGGGAAGAGatggggggagggagaggaggccagCTAGGGGAGCCTTGCGGGCGCCGTTGACCCCTTCTGGCTAGCCAGCAAGGCTAGGCGGCGGGGTAGTGGTGCGGCGACTGCACAGGACGCGAAGGAGCGCTCACGCTCACGCATGTGTGaaagcggtggtggcggtgggtggATTGACAAGTGGAGGAAAAGTATGTTTGTTATGTTGCAAGATTTGGGGAGGTTTTTTCTGTCAAAAGACACCTAGACAGTCCCTATAGTATTTGACTGAAAAAATAGAGTGTACACTAGTTAAGGAAGAATTATGCGTATCCACTAGTCAGATTTTGCCTACATGAATTTGCGTGTGATGTTGGTAATGGACCACAGCCCACAAGCCCTTTTATAATTCAACTCAGTGTTTTTccattggaataagttcacattgACTTCCTTAACAAGTGaccgaatctgattcgtatctcTCAATCACAATACTATATCTCGATCCCTTaactattaaaactggtgcaatttgactcccttggtggtttcactgacgtggcgcacacgtggcaatgttgacctagtctccgtcccacgtggcattgacgtggcgtttatatgacattaaaattaaaaaaatatatttggaacccatttatcattcacacaaaaaaaaattatggaacccacaaaaatgtggggcccacatgtcattctatCTCTCCtgcccttcttcttccccctctctcccttatttctctctctttctctccctttaCTTCACTCAATCTGCTGGAGGCAGGCGGGGAATCGAgtgccgccggcagcggcggtgggcggtggacggTAGCCGGCGGGTGGGCGGGTGCTGGAGCAACGACGCAGGCAGGCGGGCGAGGGCCAcagcagcggtggcgggcgTTGGagtggcgccggcggcaggcTGACGAGGGCCAAACAACTCTCCAtggccacccgccgccgcaccgctgcAACCACTGGTGTGGACCTCGACATCCGCGCTGTTCGATGCCGCCACCGCTCCAGGTCCAGGGGTGCCCATCGCCGCCGTTGGTCGACCGCCTCGCCCTTCCGTTCCCCTCGGATTCACTTGCCGTGGCGACGCCATATCAAAGGTAGAAGAGGAGGCAACGTGGCTAGAGAAACAACGCCTGGACGCCATGCTTCGCCACCTGGATCCTCTCCTTGCCGCCACCGAGTGAAGTAAAGGGGGGAgaaagataagggagagaggaggaggaagaagggcaggagaaagaggatgacatgtgggccctatattTTGTGGgtgccacaattttttttgcgtgaatgacaaatgggtcccgcatatttttttaatcttattgCCACATtaacgccacgtcaatgccacgtggaacGAATACTAGATCAACACCGCCACGTGTGGACCACGTCAGctaaaccgccctccaaaaccgccaagggagtcaaattgcaccgtttttaatagttgaggggtcaagatatctggCATTATGGTTGAGGGATACGAATCTGATTATTCGGTCactttttaagggagtcaaagtgaacttattccttttcctttcctttgttttatacTTTTGGGTAAAGTTTATTTTATGTCCCTCAACTATGGTGGAGATTCATTCGCGGCCCTCAGCCACAAAACCAACTATAAATTTCCTCTTACTATCAAAACTATTGCAAATCGAGTCCCATGATGGTTTCATCTGATGTGGCGTCCACGTAGTATGTTAACTTGGTTTTCGTCATATGTGGTGCCTATgtgatgcttatgtggcagtAGAAGAAAACCTTTAAAAACTTAATGAGATCCATATGTTAgtcagaaaaaataataatatatacttcacacatgcatgcataaaaGTGAATACAATAAGATGATATAGCTGGCTATAAAAGTTTGCACATCAGATTTGTGCTTAAGTGGagtagagagaagaaaagcgAGATACATGGTATAATAATTAAGTTGTGTGAAAGAAAGAGATGGGCCATACTTTAATAGTGTTGTATATATCTATAAGACTATAACTAACTATTGTATGTGTGGCTATTTAATTAGCATTAGATGATGTGTTATTTTTATAGctagcagttggctatactattaaccttGAAAGAAATAACAATCTAGGGTAACATTGACAAATGCGACGATGTGTGTTAATCTTGGCACTCAAAATGGTGcgaaaaaatacatatatatgcgcATCTAGCTGAGGTTACCGGATTCCTATTTATATGTGATAACAAACCTTATCTTCTAACTACTGGTCTCCTCAACCTTGTGCCGTTGTGCGCATACCACGTATATATTATCTGTAACACTCGCCGTCAATCTAAACTATCAATATTGAGATTGCTCTTGAACTCTTCAAACGGGCGCATAGCCAGTGGTTTGGTGAATCCATCTGCTATTTGATCCTTGGAAGAAATATATCCTATCTCAAATAATTTTCTAGAAACTCTTCTCGAACAAAGTGATAATACAAGCATGAAACACATGATTTGCTAATAGATACTTAACTCCAATGTTATCACACCACATGATTCGTGGCCTTAGGTGCATCTATACTAATTTCACATAACAGAGTCGGCAACCACATAATCTTAGCTGTTTCATCAGCTAACGTCTTGTATTCTACTGCAGTGCTTGACCTGGACACAGTTGCTTGCTTCTTTGCACTCCATGACACTTTAGAGCCTAGAAAGATAGCAAAACCTCTAGTTGAACGCATGTCATCCAAGCATCATGCCCAAGTCTGCATCAGAAAAACCATTGACCAACAAAGAATTGACAAACCTTGTTAACTGAGAAAGAAATACCTGGTCTTGTCAAAATTAAGTACTGGAGTGCTCCAACAATACTTCAGTATTGCATCTTTTGGCCCAAATAGATTCATGAGCTGACAATTTTATCTCATCTAAGCAAGGGAGTACTTA
Proteins encoded in this window:
- the LOC127774446 gene encoding cullin-1 codes for the protein MATHERKTIDLEQGWEFMQKGITKLKNILEGKPEPQFSSEDYMMLYTTIYNMCTQKPPHDYSQQLYEKYRESFEEYITSMVLPSLREKHDEFMLRELVKRWSNHKVMVRWLSRFFYYLDRYFISRRSLPQLSEVGLSCFRDLVYQEIKGKVKSAVISLIDQEREGEQIDRALLKNVLDIFVEIGLTSMDYYENDFEDFLLKDTADYYSIKAQTWILEDSCPDYMLKAEECLKREKERVAHYLHSSSEQKLLEKVQHELLTQYASQLLEKENSGCHALLRDDKVDDLSRMYRLFSRITRGLEPVSQIFKQHVTNEGTALVKQAEDAASNKKPEKKEIVGLQEQVFVRKIIELHDKYVAYVTDCFQGHTLFHKALKEAFEVFCNKGVSGSSSAELLATFCDNILKKGGSEKLSDEAIEDTLEKVVRLLAYISDKDLFAEFYRKKLARRLLFDKSANDEHERSILTKLKQQCGGQFTSKMEGMVTDLTVARDHQAKFEEFISTHSELNPGIALAVTVLTTGFWPSYKSFDINLPAEMVKCVEVFKEFYQTRTKHRKLTWIYSLGTCNINAKFEAKTIELIVTTYQAALLLLFNGVDRLSYSEIVTQLNLSDDDVVRLLHSLSCAKYKILSKEPNNRSISPNDVFEFNSKFTDKLRRLKIPLPPVDEKKKVVEDVDKDRRYAIDASIVRIMKSRKVLGHQQLVMECVEQLGRMFKPDFKAIKKRIEDLITRDYLERDKDNPNVYRYLA